The DNA segment ATGCTACCAACAGAGGttgcaattctgtaaactgcaactATACGGATGTCCCAAGTGGATATATTTAGAGTGGTCATGAAATTGTTACTTTGCTTATGTCAGGTTTCTGGAGTCCCATTCACAATTTAGCAGTATATTTCAAAGTGGCGTATGATGTATTAAATTATTTCATCTGCTCTGGACATTCTAACTAATGCAGTTTGCAGTGCTGTGTTGTTTACATTCATTGCAGGGTTAGAGGTCTACACTTCATGCTTCTTTTTCTAAAGTTTCATTTTTGGCAATATGTGGATAAAATTGAAAACTGATGGCAACAGTTGGCTGATTTAAAATTTCTTTTAACATGCAACAAACTCCATCAGAATATCTTAAAACGATTTCACATTTTCCATGTATATCAATAGGAGTTCTCAAGGTAAAGCTTTCTCTCGGTCCTCTGGATCAGTGGTGTTGATGAGGGCGACACATGTCTTTCCCAGGGAAAATACAAGCAGGCGAAGGAAGCTTATGAGCAGCTCCTTGCTGTAAAGGACATCAGTCGCACGGTGCGGGCTGAAACTTTAAGGCAGCTGGGTATGTACCGTCAGTATCGTTGCATTTGCCGCAACAGTACTGAACAATGATGGACTGTCAGTTTATTGCTTGGTTTGGAACACTTGGTAGCTTTAAGCAAGCTGTTGGCTCCCAAGTATTAGGCGACTGTTCTGCGTTATGTTATATGGGCTCATCTGTAATGTTATGGGGGCAAATAGTCCTCTGCAGAGGCTctacacacccccccccccttccagccTAAGATGCCGTATTCTTGATGAGTCCGTCTTTGTCACCAGTGTCTAAAGGCAGTTGACTGTAAGGTAGGGCATTTTGTTACTCATCAACATCAGGTTACCCTGAGCATGCAGTTTAACATACGCATTGGCTGCTGCCAAAGATTGTTATTTAATTGCTATGTGGAACATTCATAAGCACCTGCTTGCAACCTGAAATTTTGAACTAAGTGCATCAGTAAATCAGTACAATAAATCACTTGCACTTCAGTCAAAGTGATATGCAAACTGTTGATTTTAAAATATTTGAAGAAGGTGGAGACACTTTGTGTAATGCTATTCTTGTGATTAAGACAAAGCCTGTGTCAGTAAGCGGTAAAAACCTGCAGGATTAGAGCTTTGCATCAGTTTGAGAATCAATTCTGACAATGCGTATGAAAGCTGGGGTCACAAGGCTCTgaggagaaaaaagaataatGGTGATTGCTCTCTTTTAGAGGCTGGGCTGAGCAACTTAATATTTAGCATCCCTGCACTTTAACTTTCTTAGTGCACTATTATGGAACTGTATCCTTGTGTGTGGAATTGCCAACAGAgtgcatataaaaaaaataaattaaaaaaatgcCTGAGCTGGTACAGGCTGCACCAATATGAAAGGCAACACCCAACTGGCACTTAGGCAATGATTATTGCTAAAGCTTACTTCTTAACTCGCTTGATGATATTTGCAAAGTACTGTCCTCACAAAGGACTGGTCAATTTGTACTTGCTTTATTTCAGTGCATAAACAAGAACAATTGATTGTCTTGAATTCAAATCACCTATTCCTTTTCATTTTAATTCTAGCATTATAGCATGGTCTGCTGTTAAAGGGAACAACACTGGTTTAGTGTTTTGGAAATATATACAGCACAATTTTGACACACTAACTCTGGCAATAATTTTCTACTATTGTAGGTTGACCTAACTTCTACATCAGGTACATCTTCCTACAAAGTTAGTTTGTGTTTACTAGAAATAATTTCAATAAAGGGCATTACAGAAAAGAGTGGCCAGATACATACAGTAGTGGGCAGAAAATGCACGATTTAACAAGAAGCATCTTGCATTGCATGGCAGTTGTGAGGCTGATGCTGTTGGCAATGGCAGTGATGTTGACAATACATTCAAGTTATCCCTTTAAGGATAGATCATACTGTGCATGCTGTTGTAGGCTTAATGAACTGGGTGGCATTTCAATCTGCTTTCCTCACGTAGTAGCAGGGCCAACTGTATTTGTGTAGGCATGAGTGCAGCGGTAATGCTGAGGTGCCTCTCTCCAACTGGGTCCATGTAGGTTGGATGCACCACACTCTAGAGGTCCTGGGGGAAAAACCACAACGTCAAGCATATGCACTGCACTGCCTCCAGAAATCCATCGAGGCTGACCCGACAAGTGGCCAGTCACTGTACTTCCTAGGACGCTGCTTTGCTAGTATTGGCAAGGTGCACGATGCTTTCATCTCTTACCGCAACTCAGTGGACAAGGCAGAGGCCAACGCAGACACCTGGTGCTCCATAGGGTACGTTTCTTGGCTtgacttcttttcttttgcgaaTGACAGCGTGGGCTCTGTTtccgcctttctttctctttactaCGTATTTGATGGGGCAATCGGAATTCGCCCACTGCGGTGACTATGGCAATCCGTGCCGACGACGAGGTTGCACGTTTGATTTCTGGCCGCAGTGGCTGCGCTTTGATTGGGGCTAAGTGTAAGAAAACTCTTGTACTTAGGTGCATTTTAGCCCTGCAAGTGCTGCTGTGCCTTAGCATACTCACATTCACATGGCTGCCGATGTGTGCTCCTGGCCATGCCCAAGATAATTCGAAAACATGAACATTCCTAGACTTGTACCGCCATCCACTGAGAAGTTCGTCAAACTGAAGTTTTATGGTAGGCCTTGTTTTTATACGGCAGATGGCGCGAGAAAGCTTAGCAACTGTCGGTCTTGTGCGAATATTTCGTTTTTCTGGACCGACACAAAAAgcccgcacattttttttttttttgaatgatgCAGTAATTTGAGAACTTTTCATGAACTGTGAATTAGAGGACTTGATTGTGAGATGTCTTCAAGGGACAATGACAGAGCCCAACTTGCTCGGGGGACCTTCATTATCCTAAATAAAATCTTCAGTTAGCATGCTTAACTTTTGTTTAAAATTTTCAGATTACATTTGTAAAATGTCCAGCAACATATTGCCAATAAGCAACATTAAAATTTGAATATAAAACCTGCTGATGTAATACTTGGGCATAAATTGAGCATACTGCACTTCTGAAAAACACTCAACACCCATAGGGTCAatgaaccctaggtggtcaaaattaatccgaagccctcCACTGTGGCGTCTCATCAGCACTGGTGTTGGTGCTCATGAGGGCTGCTTACAAACACCAGTTTTGAAAATCTTAATGGTGTTTCACAGCACACATACTTAGGGAAATGGGACAGGCAGAGTGGAAGAGCGTTTTTTTACTCTGCCTGTCTCTTTTTCCCAAGTATGTGTACACTGTGAATGCCATCAAGATGCACCATTACTAAATCGTCCTTTTTTGCTTTGGAAATCTAGCCCAATCAATCAGTCACTCAGTTAGTCAACCAATCCATCAATAAAGCATGTAGAGTTTCATGCTGCCTTAGTGCTTACTTCCTGAacttcctgcctttctttctgtCATGGAAACCTTGTAAAATCCTTCTGTGTTGCTGTGTTGCATTCTCAAGGATATTATTTATGAACTTCATGTTTACACTCTGCATGACTGTATGTGATCACATGTGGTGCCCATGTGACGCCCTACTACGCTCGTTGTAAGGAAGGGTGCCGCAGACCGTGTGTGTGACCCTTGTCGCGCATGCTTGTCCTGTGCAGAGTGCTCTACCAGCAGCAGAGCCAGCCGATGGACGCCCTGCAGGCGTACATTTGCGCTGTGCAGTTGGACAAGGCACACAGCCCCGCCTGGACAAACCTGGGTGTGTTGTACGAGAACTGCAGCCAACCACAGGATGCTCTCAAGTGCTACCTCAACGCCATGCACGGAAGTTCGTCGTCCTCCAGCAACCTGGCAGGCCGAGTCAAGTTCCTGCAGACGCAGCTGAGCGCTGCACCTCCTGCAAGTGTGCAGAAGCCCCGGCAGCTGCCATGCATTGAGGATGCCTGGAACATTCCAATCTCTCAGGAGATGGCCTCCAGGTTGGTGGCACTGGGCTTGCCTCTGGTCAATTTCTCTTCAAGGCTAActtcaatgaaatttcactttggctgaAATGGTTATATATGAGTAGCATATATGTACTATTGAAACAACCTTGGGAAAGCTGCAGCTTTGGAATTTGTCTAGTTTTTCTGCtagcagcctttaaatagcaTCTAAGCAGACGTGTGCAGCTGGTGATTAGCGGATGTGTCTCAAATCTCAaaccatggcctccaagattttcTGCGCTCCATGGGCAGCACCTAGTCCCTGAGGTTATGCTGAGGAGCCATGCTGATTCTGAGCAATCTATGTTCTGCATCATTTCCGGCGAGCAGTAATAGAGTCGTAATGtgtatttctatttttttttttcagcatcaaAAATTTTTGTTGTTGCTAGCTTTTTGAAATATGAAATTTTGTGTGGAGGCTGCTGTATAAGTACACTCTGTGAAACTATGCTTATAGTAGTCCACAATTTGCAGTTTGCCTTTAATTCTGGTGCCACCTGAGGAGGATTACTCTAAACTTAATTTAAGCCATGGACTCAGCACCATGTGGTACCTATGTAAGTTCCATTTTGTGCAGGACTTGCAGGTTGGCCAGACTGTTTGGAAGCTAGTGACTGTTCCTTGGCTTTGCTCTGAGGCTTTGCTGCAGTATGCACACAATTCAATTTTGCATCATATTCGTCCGAGGCCCTTTCCTTTTGTGTGTTGTGGCGTATTGCCCAAATAAAACTTAATCTTGAGGAAATCCAGTGCTCAAGGCcgtattattatttattttttttgcaggcaAAACAATCAGCAAAACCGAAGCCCAGCAGGCTCTGCCCCTCAGCAACGCGCTGGCTACCCCCCAGACCAGGTGGATGGGAACAGCACCAAGAAGCTCAAGGTTGCCTCGGGCTCGCCTCGGGCTATGACTCCAGGGACTAGTGACGTGGGGCCTGACCACAGGGCAGCTGTCCCTGCTGGCCCCCCACCGCCCTTCTACCTaagccagcagcagctgcaggtGAGCATGTTAACAACGTGGGAACCGTGCTTGCAATGGAAGTGCTGTTAATGGAGTAGATCACTGACCAATGTCAAAAGCAAGACTTGAAATTTCCTGATCCGTGCAGATCCTTGAGTCACAATCTAGTCGTCAAGTTTTGTTTTGTGAGATTGGTCAGTGATCTGCTCTATTAATGTTACTTTTACTTGACCAAACGGTGTCCCGTTGAGCTCCTGAATATAGGGGGGAAATAACAACAGTGGTGTCTTTTCCACTTCCAAAAGAAATACCAGGAAGAGTACGTCCTGTAACCACTTGAATATTGATCATCACGATGTTGATGTAAGACTGAAGAGTTACTAACTCTTGCGTGCCCTTAATGAAGTAAATGCTAGTAAACTAGCTAAATAAGTGGTCCTTGGACCACTTATTAGCACTAAAAATCTGGCTAGTAGCATTCAGCCGTCATATGTGACATTGTACAGCCTTTTACACATAATCTCTGTGTTCCAGCTACCAGTAGCAAAAATGTttaacgaaaaaataaaatactTGGAAGACATGgcgcaagatacaattataagacctgCAGTGTTCAGTTGTCAGCGTTCCGGCAGTTGAACTTCGCAGGTTTTAAAATCATATCTTGCACCATGTATCCTCTCAATAAttgttttcgttgaacagcttggctaatgttagctgggacaccctttatCTACATGTTGCTTTTGCCTGTGCTCAACAAGCAAGTTCAGTAGTAATTGCACAGTGTATTTGCAAGGTGCTCTAAGCTCCTAGTCTGATCAGCACTAGTGATGCTGTTGAAGAAACTAGTGAAAATGAGATTGGAGTCTGCTGCTAGCTGCGGCAATCACCACATTTGCCAGATTCATTTCACATTGAACATGTTTGCATCGTCCTGCCCCaaagcttcatagatttctctTAGATTATAACTATCAATATTATAAATCGTTATTTGCCATTGTGATCTCAATATTGCATTTTAACTTTTAACCATACTATTGGCACCATTTGTGTAaatatttgtgtatgtgtgcaGTTTCTCATTTGAACGTCACGCGATAAAATCCTGTAATCAGTTACATTTTTATGCTGCTTCATTGTTGTACATCTTGTGAAATGGGGTTAAGCTTTAGGAAGTGACTATCAACAGTGTGGCATACGCTTAATAGTTACTATTGCTAGAGGACAGTGCTGTGGCTGCTGAACTTCCCAAGCTGAAGCAAGGCTTAGTGTTACCTCTTTAATGTCGGGCTAGCTGCATTTGAGTACATTTTCACATATATATTTACCGTATTTATCCAATTTAAGACAGTCACGATTATAAGGCAAGTAAAACACAGGTAAAGGAACTTAAGTATCCACACTAACAAAAAGTGATGTAGTGCAGCTGACGAATTTTTCAGACTAGGTGGAGATTGTCTGAATTACTGCACAGCCAAATTACACAACCAAAACACAATATGGCGATAATGATAAGGGAGCTTCAACATTTGTAGGCAGGGAGAAGGTAGGGTTCCTTAGGAAATAAAACTGGATTGGTGAGAACTTTTCCTTGAGGTGTGGCTTTATGGCAGTGCACGCTGTGATGCCTTGAAGCCACACTGTAAGGTGAAATTCTCATATAATGTGCACTTCACCTTTCCTGTTAAAATTTACTAGGTAATTCTCGATGCGGGTTATGCATGCAAAAACACGGTGCTGCCTTGGTGGCCAAATTTATTGGTACAATTTGCGCTGCTATTTAAAATCTGGATCGCCAGAAATGTGGCGCTTCTGTGGCCACATTAATGCAGTATCATACTCTATCGGCGTTGTATATAAAGAATGGCAGGGAGGGGGTGACTTCAAAGCTAGCGATTCTGGTAAAAAGAACCTTGCTTTATATTCGAACAAATACAATACGCAAAAACATGTCCTTATGTGTAAACATAGCCTTTTCTCACATTTCTCAGCTACAAGTTACGGATCCTTGCATTCCGCGGTGTTGTTCATCTGAGTTACAAATGCTATTCATTCTGCGAGAGAGTGACCATTGGTGGCTATGTGTGTTGTGCAGGTGCTGGCCTACCTGCAGCAGAACCAGGAGACACTGAATCCCCAGCAACGCAATctgctgcagcagctgcagcagcagcaccggCTCATGCAGCAGCACAGGCAGCAGCTGCTCCTGCAGGTAGGCACTGAAGGCTGTGACTTTGACGAGCTCCGAGCCGCTGTATTACATACGGAGCTATAGCCTTCAGCAGTGAGCATTTAGCTGTGTTGGACTTCTCGCATGACACCTAACAGGACTCGAGGCTTTAGAAGGTGCCAAAGGATTGTGCACTCGCATGTGTTCAGTGGGACATGATCTCCGCAATCTGCTCAGTGGCAACATGTGGAACCATGCCGGGTTTAGAGCCACGGACAATCCAGGTGGTGCGAATAGTCAAGCAGTTAATAATGGAACATGTTGAACACAAACGAAACACAGAAACAAGGTAGACAATAATGCAGCACTTCTTTGTTGTCCATTTTCTGTGTAGTGCCTTGTCTGCACTCAGCCATGTTTCATTATggtcaccaactagcccaataccacactacagttgaacctcgctacaacgaaactgacggggcgcgcgaaaaatttcgttaaagcgaaatttcgttgaggcgaaaacaggccaaaaacactgtcaggttggaccacatagtcccaaaacatcatttatttccaaagaagtcggtcagcttcttctgcttctttttttttgccacgagtgcagtggcgcggctttcgcactcggtgaacagttgcatcgcgacgtcgtcatcgtgagcaccgaaaaatctgcggatcacatcaaaagcatccatcacttttattgcaggtggtggcgctaagtcctccgcgtcgctgtcatcatccgatgatgcgtcgttgtggcgaacgccctcaattatagcttcgtcactcagctcctcgtgagctagcacttcactgtcaacagcgatgtagtcgccgatgtgaacatcggccggcacatctccggagtcctgaagggctgcccatgccgcattggcctctgtggagggtggagcaattgtactgcagccttcctcgtccgacgtggagttcgctgccagttgagcatcggagtgaaagccggcgtgcacaaaacagttgtagatgatactgcgactggttgccgtccacgctgctgagaccatctgtacagccatgtacaaatccacttcgattgcccgaccggtgtcgatgtttaacaccagccgctgaatcagtcgctgtcgataagcgcttttaacgctattgatgataccttgatccagcggctggattaaagccgtgcaattcggcgggaagaatcttacttccacgctttgaagctgaacgtcttcaacgttatgcgctgagcaattgtcgatgagcaaacaaaccttacgtttctttgccgtcatgtcacggtcgaaagcggttagccactctttgaaaacggcccgtgtcatccaagacttcttattggcaacatatttgacgggcaggctcttgccacctttgaagcaccgcggcttcgcacttttgcctatcaccagtgggcagcgcttgtcagacccgtccatgttgcagcacaggagcacagtcgcacgctttttgctatgcttccctccgctgcatggctggcccttcatgtgaagcgtcttggaggggaggagctcgaagaaaagtcccgtttcatcggcattgtatatgtctgatgtggcatatttctccattaattccggcacagtagctgatgcccaagcagatgcagcgtcggcgtctgatgaggccgactccccacacagcactttagcgacgatttcatgcctggccttaaaacgggtcagccaccctgagctggctttgaaatcattgatgcccagcatacaggcatagccaagtgccttttgctgcaacatgtttccgctgaccggcatcttctttgcgcgcacgtcgaggaaccacgtgtacagagccttctcaaggtcctcatgagccgcttgcgtcagctttttccgcttcgcggatgtccccgaagaaagagcttgcgctatcgcgtctttcgacttcaagatcgttgacagcgtgctctgtgagatgccgaagtccgctgcaacatctccctttttcctgccactggatgccgcgctgataatccgtgccttctcttcaagcgagaggaacttccgctttctagatgaagtcgccatgctcgcattcattacagcgcactagcagcacaagcacgagtgaaaaaaactagggcaaacgcgctgctgttgccaggctgctgcgtcctttggcaacggattggttgcggctctgaattggattggaagaaaacgggagcttgcccccgcgccttgtcgcaaggcagccagcccgatagtcatcaacaccaagctatggcggtgatcatgtgcgtttcagtgagtggattagtttggtccagcgaatgtttagcgaaacaaagcagcgtgggcctatggaagtacatagatgggcggcgatatgcttgttttattgtaagatatatttttaaatcgagcttcgcatagcaaaaatttcgttgaagcggaaacgcgccccaaaaatggttcgttgtgatgagaaatttgttccattactttgtatagcgagctgacggggaattggaaatatttcgttgaagcgaaaatttcgttgaagcgacgttcgttgtagcggggttcgactgtatattgGTCTAGTAGTCCCAAAGAAGAATAGGGCAAAGACCATCGGAGGTTGGTTGTTAAAGTCAAGTGATACCTTACCAGTATATCTGCTGAGATATGCTGCTGGGGACACCTATTGGTTGGCTTTGTTGGTTTGTGCTATAAAGCATGTGGGTGCTGTAATGCTGCACTGCATACATGATCTTGCACACCAAATTAAAGCCTTTGTGAGGACACACATCATGTGCTGGTATCAGGATCAGTACCACATGTCACGCCCTTTGATTACACTCTCTCTGGAATCGGCCCGGTTTACTTGGCCGTCCACGTTAAGTGGGGGAGAGAGTCAAAAGAAGATTTACTTTAAGAATGTGCCAGAGGCAGTTGCAATGTGTGTGGTGAATGTTGGTGACCATCTGtgttatgctgcctttttcagaggcagcaggcacagcagcaagcgcagcagcagcagcaacagcagcaagttGCAGGAGGCAACTTTGCTGCACCCCCTCGGCCCTATGGGCCCTCGTATGCCATGGCTCCTGGCCAGAGGGCCAACGGCTACGCACCCCCACAGCAGGGCAGTCAGGGCGCCCCCTCAGCTGCCTATCGGCTCCCGCAACCGCAGGTAAAAACACCAGTGCTGACTGTGCGCCAAAATTGGCTGGGCTGAAGGAATATGTGCGGGAGCACGCTTACCCAATCTGCTCACCCTAGATGTACAACCACGTACAAGCATAATGAGACACTGACAATAAAAAGCAGAGTGTACAGCGATATCTCGCAACTGAATACTTATTTTGCTGTGCAAATTTTCAGTTGAAAGTCAGTGCTCTCACTCGCTGCGTCCTTCTTCATTCTCCTGTTTGCTAAAATGAGCAACCACAAGCAGTGATTTTATACAGAACACTGAAGGTTAGCTACGGcagcctcacttttatttgcattgCTCAGTTAGTTGCTTTGTTTTTCATCGGTTCAGGGCCTGGTAAAACAAGCAGATTTTCAAGCTGGCTTACTTAAATCAACTTCAACTTAAAAATCAATTTGCTAGTCGCAGTGCGTCATGCTTGCAGCTCATTGTATGTCGTTCGCAAATGTTTGCATGTATGGCACGTTAGAATGATGTGTGCCATGCGAGCATGTGATATGAATCGCTGCAATGTTGCTTGGTCACTGTGCTTGGCAGGGCCGACCTCCACCTCCTGTGGCACCTCTGAGTGACCAGGACCTGCAGCTGCTCTTGTCACAGAGTAAAGACACGGCATCGAGCCTGGCTGAAGACATCCTGGCCCATCTGGCTGGACCAGACCTTCTCGACACGCCCAGGCTTACCGAGGCTGGACTACCAAGTGCTCCATCTGATGACAGCACAGCATCAAAGAGTGCACCTGAGGAGTCGAAGGACACTCTTAAGGTACACATATCCCTGAAGTGCAGAATGTACCGGGCACACAGGCCCTCTTTAAATCTGCATATGAACTGTAATATCAATTTACAGATTTTCCACACGTCTTGCTGGCCTGTTAAATTACCAGGATTTGTTAATGTGGCATATTGTGCGGGAAGCTGAGGCACAAGAAGACAAAGCTATACTTCATAGTAACTTTTCTTTTCTGTAACAGTTTCTGCAATCATGTTCTGTCTCACTGCATTTCATAAGTGTATGATGTACCATGACTACTGCAGtgagagtttttttttctctttttctttgtgatATGCAAGCATTTTTAACGATAGTGACAGCATGTTTGCCTTATGCTTACGTAAGCAGATTGCATAGGTTGTAAATTTTAATGCTCATCAATGCTGCAGCTTGCTTTATGCCACCAGGGTCCCAGACTTCTTCATATCCATTCATCAAAATAGTTTAAAGAAGAAAATCTTGAATATCAAAACTTAAGAACTTCAATTAATGATAGTATAAAGCTATTAGCCCATTTGATAGAGATTTAGTTTTAAACCGAACTAGCCCAATTTTTTGTCTTGTCCTCCTCAGGATTCCCATATAGGTGGAATGATAATTAAATTGGGCTAGATGGTATCAATTCCAAGTATGCAAGATAGTATTTGGGAGTTTTTGTGCTTGTGATAATGGTTACTCACGGAGTTAGCCCCGAGGTCCTGAATGCTTGAAAAATATGCGCGGCTTTTCTGCAGAGTGGTCTGGCGGAACGACTGCTACCAGGACAAACCAAGCCGGCCCTGTCTATCGCCATGTCGGCAGCGGAAGTGCTGGAAGGTTGTGCAGACATAGCACGCCAGGGAGGCACCTTCCCACTGAGCCTGCTGTCGGATGACCCCACGCCTCCGCGACCACCGGATCCCCCCTCGCCACCCCCCACCAAGGAGCAGCTGCTGCCGCAGACGCCCAGTGTTTTCGTGAGTGGCTTGGCACTTCTTGCATATCGCTTGTGTTTTTCTTGCTTGACTGTGCACAAACAATGCTTTGCACAAACAATGCTTTGCACATTTGCATGCTATATTCGGGGAGAGTTTGTCATTGTTGTGCCCTTGACTTTACAAGTTCTTTCGGATGCTTTTCACTAAATCTCGTTCTGGATATTGGATTAAAAGAAACAGTGTGCATATAATACCAGGATGGGCAGATAGAATGAGACAGCACAAGCATCCTTATCTGTATCTGTCCGTCCTGGTTTTTATGTATCCTGCTTTATATCCAACGCTTAGCATTACCAACGCTCCCAAGTTCTAGTTTTATTACAGCTCATTCTTGAATTTTTTCTTTCTCCGTATCGGCTACATCGAGCGGCCAGTGTCATGTGGCATGCAAGCCAATGACACAGAGCAAAAATAATGTGTAAAGAAGAGAATCTTAAAATTTTAATGCATAAGAATACCAAAACTTAAATTAATGATAGTGCAAAGGTATTAGCGCATTTGATAGAGCTTTAGTTTTTACATAGTGTTGCTCATTTTCGTTGCTGCGTCCATTTGCAGTTGGAGAACAAGAAGCAGGCTTTCTCGCCGCAGCTGCAAGAGTTCTGCGTGGCACACCCCATTGCAGTGATCCGGAACATGGCCAACGTCCTCAAATTGGGTGAGTTTCGCCTCAATTTAGACGTCTCGCTCACTTTTTGAGCTGGGCACCTCGGGTGGACCCGAACTTTTGC comes from the Dermacentor variabilis isolate Ectoservices chromosome 2, ASM5094787v1, whole genome shotgun sequence genome and includes:
- the Utx gene encoding utx histone demethylase isoform X2, whose product is MCERNPACSACASAVAAVDSADVFRRRLPCADPGERRPSALAPARLPFRSIKAFRQVLYIDPGFSRSNEIHLRLGLMFKVIADYESALKHFQLAQSDSRQSTFTKPEVRFHIAHVLEVQGKYKQAKEAYEQLLAVKDISRTVRAETLRQLGWMHHTLEVLGEKPQRQAYALHCLQKSIEADPTSGQSLYFLGRCFASIGKVHDAFISYRNSVDKAEANADTWCSIGVLYQQQSQPMDALQAYICAVQLDKAHSPAWTNLGVLYENCSQPQDALKCYLNAMHGSSSSSSNLAGRVKFLQTQLSAAPPASVQKPRQLPCIEDAWNIPISQEMASRQNNQQNRSPAGSAPQQRAGYPPDQVDGNSTKKLKVASGSPRAMTPGTSDVGPDHRAAVPAGPPPPFYLSQQQLQVLAYLQQNQETLNPQQRNLLQQLQQQHRLMQQHRQQLLLQRQQAQQQAQQQQQQQQVAGGNFAAPPRPYGPSYAMAPGQRANGYAPPQQGSQGAPSAAYRLPQPQGRPPPPVAPLSDQDLQLLLSQSKDTASSLAEDILAHLAGPDLLDTPRLTEAGLPSAPSDDSTASKSAPEESKDTLKSGLAERLLPGQTKPALSIAMSAAEVLEGCADIARQGGTFPLSLLSDDPTPPRPPDPPSPPPTKEQLLPQTPSVFLENKKQAFSPQLQEFCVAHPIAVIRNMANVLKLDLGLFSTKTLVEANPDHTIEVRTQLMQSPDENWDAERRSMVWRCESHRSHTSIARYAQYQASSFQESLKEEQEKAQGVQRESDSDSNSSLTRTSAGGKRWRRSAHFKTIKFGTNVDLSDERKWRPQLQELTKLPAFARVVSAGNMLSHVGHTILGMNTVQLYMKVPGSRTPGHQENNNFCSVNINIGPGDCEWFATPEEYWGVIHGLCERNNINYLHGSWWPLMEDLMAARIPVYRFLQRPGDLVWVNAGTVHWVQAVGWCNNIAWNVGPLNGTQFRLGLERYEWNKLEAYKSIVPMVHLSWNLARNLKVSEPQLFELIKYCLLRSLRHCQVVVEFVKGLGKEIRWHGRAKNEIAHYCTNCEVEVFNILLVREVDKKHVVHCLSCSRRINPRLDGFVVLEEYSIEDLMDVYDNFSLQPAQTPSSSS
- the Utx gene encoding utx histone demethylase isoform X3, encoding MFKVIADYESALKHFQLAQSDSRQSTFTKPEVRFHIAHVLEVQGKYKQAKEAYEQLLAVKDISRTVRAETLRQLGWMHHTLEVLGEKPQRQAYALHCLQKSIEADPTSGQSLYFLGRCFASIGKVHDAFISYRNSVDKAEANADTWCSIGVLYQQQSQPMDALQAYICAVQLDKAHSPAWTNLGVLYENCSQPQDALKCYLNAMHGSSSSSSNLAGRVKFLQTQLSAAPPASVQKPRQLPCIEDAWNIPISQEMASRQNNQQNRSPAGSAPQQRAGYPPDQVDGNSTKKLKVASGSPRAMTPGTSDVGPDHRAAVPAGPPPPFYLSQQQLQVLAYLQQNQETLNPQQRNLLQQLQQQHRLMQQHRQQLLLQRQQAQQQAQQQQQQQQVAGGNFAAPPRPYGPSYAMAPGQRANGYAPPQQGSQGAPSAAYRLPQPQGRPPPPVAPLSDQDLQLLLSQSKDTASSLAEDILAHLAGPDLLDTPRLTEAGLPSAPSDDSTASKSAPEESKDTLKSGLAERLLPGQTKPALSIAMSAAEVLEGCADIARQGGTFPLSLLSDDPTPPRPPDPPSPPPTKEQLLPQTPSVFLENKKQAFSPQLQEFCVAHPIAVIRNMANVLKLDLGLFSTKTLVEANPDHTIEVRTQLMQSPDENWDAERRSMVWRCESHRSHTSIARYAQYQASSFQESLKEEQEKAQGVQRESDSDSNSSLTRTSAGGKRWRRSAHFKTIKFGTNVDLSDERKWRPQLQELTKLPAFARVVSAGNMLSHVGHTILGMNTVQLYMKVPGSRTPGHQENNNFCSVNINIGPGDCEWFATPEEYWGVIHGLCERNNINYLHGSWWPLMEDLMAARIPVYRFLQRPGDLVWVNAGTVHWVQAVGWCNNIAWNVGPLNGTQFRLGLERYEWNKLEAYKSIVPMVHLSWNLARNLKVSEPQLFELIKYCLLRSLRHCQVVVEFVKGLGKEIRWHGRAKNEIAHYCTNCEVEVFNILLVREVDKKHVVHCLSCSRRINPRLDGFVVLEEYSIEDLMDVYDNFSLQPAQTPSSSS